From Microcoleus sp. FACHB-672, one genomic window encodes:
- a CDS encoding isochorismate synthase, producing MPVIPHPAHLFQDSKALYQFLFACQQKSIEKNQIQIVSISLEVPPLDPLAVLHEINQPDKIHFYFEKGRAREAIRPILRDGKLTANGDAIAAIDAALHFTAEGPNRFSRAQEFIRTCLTNTITAGALHLPFAGPHFFCSFTFFERNRPEDSSFPAATVFLPRWQIARRNNRCVIVANLAVDAKANLKTLSTHLHNQLQKIIILTNYELVDCYDKNGNFIEQSIKHEDRFKNSVLAALNSIQSEQFNKIVLAHTIDVISKTPLNLIHSLNKLRKNHPDCYIFSTGNGKGQNFIGASPERLGSIQNHVLATDALAGSAPRGKTAAEDANLANALLNSEKERREHQVVLDFIVQRLSRLGLKPKLSPPARLLQLSNIQHLWTPIQAQVPVDVSLLDIVAELHPTPAVAGAPRDIACEEIRRYETFERSLYAAPLGWIDHQGNGEFIVGIRSATIEGNRAKLYAGAGIVSGSDPEKELTEIKLKLQALLKALI from the coding sequence ATGCCAGTCATACCGCATCCCGCTCATCTGTTTCAAGACTCCAAGGCTCTGTATCAGTTCCTTTTTGCTTGTCAGCAGAAATCCATTGAGAAAAATCAGATACAAATTGTTAGTATTTCGCTGGAAGTCCCACCCCTTGATCCCTTGGCAGTTCTTCACGAGATTAATCAACCAGACAAAATTCATTTTTACTTTGAGAAGGGACGGGCGCGGGAAGCCATTCGCCCAATTTTGCGAGACGGAAAATTAACTGCGAATGGCGATGCTATTGCAGCCATCGACGCAGCTCTGCATTTTACCGCAGAAGGGCCAAATCGATTTTCCCGCGCTCAAGAATTTATTCGCACTTGCTTAACGAACACGATTACTGCCGGTGCGCTACACTTGCCGTTTGCGGGGCCTCACTTCTTTTGTAGCTTCACATTTTTCGAGCGCAACCGGCCTGAAGATTCCTCTTTTCCCGCTGCAACTGTGTTTTTACCGCGCTGGCAGATTGCCCGCCGTAACAATCGCTGCGTGATTGTGGCAAATTTAGCGGTGGATGCTAAGGCCAATTTAAAAACATTATCGACTCACTTACACAACCAGTTGCAAAAGATTATTATTTTAACAAACTATGAATTGGTTGACTGTTATGATAAAAATGGAAATTTCATAGAACAATCTATCAAACATGAAGATCGCTTCAAAAATTCGGTTTTAGCGGCTTTAAATTCGATTCAAAGCGAACAGTTTAACAAAATTGTTTTGGCTCATACAATAGATGTCATTTCAAAAACCCCTCTCAATTTGATTCATTCTCTGAATAAGCTGCGAAAAAATCACCCAGATTGCTATATCTTTTCCACCGGCAATGGAAAAGGTCAAAACTTCATTGGAGCCAGTCCAGAACGCTTGGGAAGTATTCAGAATCACGTGCTAGCAACAGACGCCTTAGCCGGCTCAGCACCACGAGGCAAAACCGCAGCAGAAGATGCCAATTTAGCAAACGCTTTACTCAACAGCGAAAAAGAGCGCCGCGAACATCAAGTCGTGCTAGATTTTATTGTTCAACGTTTGTCTCGTTTGGGGTTAAAACCCAAACTGTCACCACCGGCACGCCTGCTGCAACTTTCCAATATTCAGCATTTATGGACACCTATTCAAGCTCAAGTGCCGGTGGATGTTTCTCTGCTCGATATTGTCGCCGAACTTCATCCTACCCCAGCCGTTGCCGGCGCGCCTAGAGACATTGCCTGCGAAGAAATTCGCCGCTACGAAACCTTTGAGCGTTCCCTTTATGCCGCCCCCTTGGGTTGGATAGATCATCAAGGCAACGGTGAATTTATCGTCGGCATTCGCTCAGCCACAATAGAAGGCAATCGCGCTAAACTTTATGCCGGTGCCGGCATAGTTTCTGGTTCAGATCCCGAAAAAGAACTGACTGAAATTAAACTAAAACTTCAAGCCCTTCTAAAAGCATTAATTTAG
- the ftsH2 gene encoding ATP-dependent zinc metalloprotease FtsH2, with the protein MKSSWRIILLWALPALVIGFFLWQGVFASTAIDTGRNAANTRMTYGRFLEYLDADRVTKVDLYEGGRTAIVDAIDPDLDNRTQHLRVDLPANAPQLIARLRESDIDFDTHPIRNDGAIWGLLGNLVFPILLMAGLFFLFRRSNNVPGGPGQAMNFGKSRARFQMEAKTGVMFDDVAGIEEAKEELQEVVTFLKKPERFTAVGAKIPKGVLLIGPPGTGKTMLAKAIAGEAGVPFFSISGSEFVEMFVGVGASRVRDLFKKAKENAPCIIFIDEIDAVGRQRGAGIGGGNDEREQTLNQLLTEMDGFEGNTGIIIIAATNRPDVLDSALLRPGRFDRQVSVDTPDIKGRLEILNVHARNKKLATEVSLDAIARRTPGFTGADLANLLNEAAILTARRRKEAITMLEIDDAVDRVVAGMEGTPLVDSKSKRLIAYHEIGHAIIGTVLKDHDPVQKVTLVPRGQARGLTWFMPGEDQSLVSRSQLKARITGALGGRAAEEVIFGDSEITTGAGNDLQQVTGMARQMVTRFGMSELGPLALESQQSEVFLGRDFTARSEYSEEIASRIDVQVRLIVDKCYQDAKRIMRENRVVIDRLVELLVEKETIEGEEFRQIVSEYTDVPEKEQYVPQL; encoded by the coding sequence ATGAAATCTTCTTGGAGAATCATCTTATTGTGGGCGTTGCCGGCTTTAGTGATTGGTTTCTTCCTGTGGCAAGGGGTTTTTGCCTCTACTGCCATCGATACGGGTAGAAACGCGGCTAACACCCGTATGACTTACGGACGCTTTTTAGAATACTTGGATGCAGATCGTGTAACTAAAGTGGATCTGTACGAGGGTGGCCGCACGGCGATCGTCGATGCGATAGATCCGGATTTGGACAACCGAACTCAACATTTGCGAGTTGATCTACCGGCTAATGCACCACAATTGATCGCCCGACTCAGAGAAAGCGATATCGACTTTGACACCCACCCAATTCGCAACGATGGCGCAATTTGGGGACTTTTGGGTAATTTAGTATTTCCCATTCTGTTAATGGCCGGCCTATTTTTCCTCTTCCGCCGCTCGAATAATGTCCCCGGTGGGCCGGGACAGGCGATGAATTTTGGCAAATCACGGGCGCGGTTCCAGATGGAAGCGAAAACCGGCGTGATGTTCGATGATGTGGCCGGCATTGAAGAAGCTAAAGAAGAACTCCAAGAAGTTGTTACCTTTTTGAAGAAGCCAGAACGCTTCACAGCCGTTGGTGCAAAGATTCCTAAAGGTGTGCTGTTAATTGGGCCTCCCGGAACTGGCAAAACCATGCTAGCCAAGGCAATTGCTGGGGAAGCTGGTGTGCCGTTCTTCAGCATCTCTGGTTCAGAATTTGTGGAAATGTTCGTTGGCGTTGGTGCTTCCCGCGTCCGTGACTTGTTCAAAAAAGCGAAAGAAAACGCCCCTTGTATCATCTTTATTGATGAAATTGACGCAGTAGGCCGGCAACGGGGTGCAGGAATTGGTGGTGGCAACGATGAACGCGAACAAACTCTCAACCAGTTGCTAACAGAAATGGATGGGTTTGAAGGCAACACCGGCATCATTATTATTGCCGCAACAAACCGCCCTGACGTTCTCGATTCTGCTTTACTACGTCCAGGCCGGTTTGACCGGCAGGTATCGGTAGACACCCCGGATATTAAAGGCCGGTTGGAAATTCTTAACGTTCACGCCCGCAACAAGAAACTCGCAACCGAAGTTTCCCTCGATGCGATCGCTCGCCGGACTCCTGGTTTCACCGGCGCTGACTTGGCAAATTTGCTCAACGAGGCTGCTATCTTGACCGCACGCCGGCGCAAAGAAGCGATTACCATGTTGGAAATTGATGATGCCGTAGACCGGGTAGTTGCCGGTATGGAAGGCACTCCCTTGGTAGACAGCAAGAGCAAACGGCTGATTGCTTATCATGAAATCGGTCATGCGATCATCGGCACTGTGCTTAAAGATCATGATCCGGTTCAAAAAGTTACTTTGGTTCCTCGCGGTCAAGCCCGTGGTTTAACCTGGTTTATGCCGGGAGAAGACCAAAGTTTAGTATCTCGTTCCCAGTTAAAAGCCCGGATCACCGGCGCTTTGGGCGGACGCGCTGCTGAAGAAGTGATTTTTGGCGATTCTGAAATAACGACAGGTGCCGGTAATGACTTGCAACAAGTGACAGGCATGGCGCGTCAAATGGTGACTCGCTTCGGGATGTCGGAACTTGGTCCCTTGGCTCTAGAAAGTCAACAAAGCGAAGTTTTCTTAGGCCGCGACTTTACAGCCCGTTCAGAATATTCTGAAGAAATCGCCTCCCGCATTGATGTTCAAGTCCGCTTGATTGTAGATAAATGCTACCAAGATGCGAAGCGGATTATGCGGGAAAACCGAGTCGTCATTGACCGGCTTGTAGAGTTGTTAGTTGAAAAAGAAACCATTGAAGGTGAAGAATTCCGCCAAATTGTTTCTGAGTACACAGATGTTCCTGAAAAAGAACAGTACGTGCCGCAACTGTAG
- a CDS encoding EAL domain-containing protein, whose translation MSHTQVAGQAVGQHKNNEGVLNEHANPLWAVLQHSSDGLFIVDVQPANAASNACEDTACAEAPEFRFVATNPASRQMLSVTTEDPVGFRLQECLPQGIAGTTTKHLRDCLEQRQSIEYEAIFDTRKDPAGDICDKIRHLATRLSPVFSQDGTITQIIGLCQDLTEYRRVEAQAQLLQNIALAIAAAEDFQNALAIALRYCCEATGWNYGEAWIPSPDATALYGSPAYYISTNELLRFSQISEGLRFAKGIGLPGRVWLSKQPEWHQDVSIESESIFLRAQLAMSWGLKAGLGVPIIANDQVLAVLVFFTFESCPADRRMVELVSAVAAQLGTLMQRKQAEDALRESQRKLAHLINTLPGFVFSCASDSEWSMNYLSEGVFNLIEYHSEELAGKSRLISYSDLTHPEDLPNVLKAIEMAIAKKEPYVVEYRIRTKSGLEKWLWEKGSGVFDNMGNVLALEGFITDITERKQTEEALKAQAQVLESMAEGVSVTDENGMITFTNPAFDAMFGYERGELQGKHFSTLNVYQLSENARLTVKIIEQLNKQGSWLGEFNNLKKDKTVFTTYAHISALEMSGKKYWVCVQEDITERKRAEVALKQAEEKYRSIFENAVEGIFQTTPEGRYLTANSMLARIYGYDSPAELMATLTDIQHQLYVNPDRRLQFSRLLQQRDAVLDFESEIYRKDGSTIWISENARAVRDTGGTLLGYEGTVVDITQRKQAEAELVKRDNLLQGVAEAMNYLLTDTNHGSAIVKALATLGMAAGVDRVYICQNHPHPVTGEPALSMRFEWVAELFEPMLNKPHWQNLAYNTHLCRWYDSLSANQPMSGNAVDFPAGERERLEADGIVSILMVPVSVNNECWGYVGFDDCHTERGWSKSEESILVAIAASIGGALQRHQQEEIIRHQALHDRLTGLPNRQLLDLQLTLALETAANRRHKLAIIFLDLDRFKIINDTLGHAVGDQLLQTAAQRLKSCLREGDTIVRWGGDEFIALLPHLNCLEDALHIAQRIIDSLQPAFEIEGHHLYITCSIGIALYPNDGEDAETLIKNADTALYRAKERGRNNYQIFTPSMNAEASALLVLDNSLHLAFERGEFLVHYQPQLNTNTGEITCMEALVRWQHPERGLMTPEAFIPLAEENGLIIPLGKWVLQTACAQNKAWQKAGLPAMRVAVNFSNRQFQQPSLVAMVAEVLEQTGLEPQYLELEITENTAMLDSDFTRTTLGELKAMGICLSMDDFGIGHASLSGLKNFPFHSLKIDRAFVRDMTSDPHNSAIVKAIVSLGHALNFCVVAEGVETQAQKNLLQSLHCQEMQGYLFSKPLTAGEATDFLFQINR comes from the coding sequence ATGTCCCATACACAAGTAGCGGGGCAAGCTGTGGGTCAACACAAGAATAACGAGGGTGTTCTTAACGAACACGCGAACCCATTATGGGCTGTCTTACAACACTCGTCAGACGGTCTATTTATCGTGGATGTTCAGCCGGCTAATGCTGCCTCAAACGCTTGTGAGGATACAGCCTGCGCGGAAGCCCCCGAATTTCGCTTTGTTGCCACCAATCCCGCCAGCAGACAAATGCTGTCGGTAACGACCGAAGATCCCGTCGGTTTTCGCTTGCAAGAATGCCTGCCACAGGGGATCGCCGGCACAACCACAAAACACCTCAGAGACTGTCTTGAGCAACGTCAGTCAATTGAATATGAGGCAATCTTTGACACTCGCAAAGATCCTGCCGGCGACATCTGTGACAAAATCCGTCACCTCGCTACTCGACTCTCGCCGGTGTTCAGCCAAGACGGCACAATTACTCAAATTATCGGCTTGTGTCAAGACTTGACAGAGTACCGGCGAGTGGAAGCACAAGCCCAACTCTTGCAAAACATCGCCTTGGCAATCGCCGCAGCCGAAGACTTTCAAAACGCCCTCGCCATTGCCCTGCGCTACTGCTGCGAAGCCACCGGCTGGAATTATGGCGAAGCCTGGATTCCCAGCCCAGACGCAACCGCCCTGTATGGCAGCCCAGCTTACTACATCAGCACCAACGAGCTTTTGAGGTTTAGCCAAATCAGCGAAGGCTTACGGTTTGCCAAAGGTATTGGTTTGCCCGGACGCGTGTGGCTTTCAAAACAGCCAGAGTGGCATCAGGATGTTTCAATTGAATCGGAATCAATTTTTCTGCGTGCCCAGTTGGCAATGAGTTGGGGACTTAAAGCCGGCTTGGGCGTTCCGATCATCGCCAACGATCAAGTCCTGGCAGTCCTCGTGTTCTTCACGTTTGAATCTTGCCCAGCAGATCGGCGCATGGTAGAACTCGTTTCTGCCGTCGCTGCCCAACTAGGCACCCTAATGCAGCGCAAGCAAGCCGAAGACGCCCTTAGAGAAAGCCAGCGAAAATTGGCTCACCTCATCAACACATTACCCGGCTTTGTCTTCTCCTGCGCCAGCGATTCTGAATGGTCGATGAACTACCTCTCTGAGGGTGTCTTTAACCTAATTGAATATCACAGCGAAGAACTTGCCGGGAAAAGCCGGCTCATTTCCTATAGCGATCTCACTCATCCTGAAGATTTACCAAACGTTCTTAAAGCAATTGAAATGGCAATTGCTAAAAAGGAACCTTATGTGGTTGAATATCGAATTCGTACTAAGTCAGGGTTAGAAAAATGGCTGTGGGAAAAAGGGAGTGGCGTATTTGACAATATGGGTAACGTTCTAGCACTCGAAGGATTTATCACTGACATCACGGAACGCAAACAAACCGAAGAAGCGCTCAAAGCTCAAGCTCAAGTCCTAGAAAGCATGGCAGAAGGCGTCAGTGTCACCGATGAAAATGGCATGATTACTTTTACAAATCCTGCCTTCGATGCCATGTTTGGATATGAACGAGGTGAATTGCAAGGAAAACACTTTTCCACTCTCAATGTTTACCAACTGTCAGAAAATGCTAGACTCACGGTTAAAATTATCGAGCAGTTGAACAAACAAGGCTCATGGTTGGGAGAATTTAATAACCTCAAAAAAGATAAAACAGTTTTCACAACTTATGCTCATATTAGCGCTTTGGAAATGTCAGGAAAAAAGTATTGGGTTTGTGTCCAAGAAGACATCACAGAACGCAAACGGGCAGAAGTTGCATTAAAACAAGCAGAAGAAAAGTATCGCAGCATTTTTGAAAATGCTGTTGAAGGAATTTTTCAGACTACACCCGAAGGGCGTTACCTCACGGCAAACTCAATGCTGGCTCGCATCTATGGCTACGACTCGCCGGCAGAGTTGATGGCGACCCTGACAGATATTCAGCACCAACTCTACGTCAATCCTGACCGGCGATTACAGTTCAGCCGGCTTTTACAACAGCGAGATGCCGTCTTAGATTTTGAGTCAGAAATTTATCGCAAAGACGGCAGCACGATCTGGATTTCTGAAAATGCTCGCGCCGTTCGAGACACCGGCGGCACACTGCTGGGATATGAAGGTACGGTTGTAGACATTACCCAGCGCAAGCAAGCCGAAGCAGAACTCGTCAAACGCGACAACTTGCTTCAAGGCGTCGCCGAAGCGATGAATTATTTGCTCACAGATACCAACCACGGCTCAGCAATTGTCAAAGCTTTAGCAACGCTGGGAATGGCTGCCGGCGTTGATCGGGTTTACATCTGCCAAAACCATCCCCATCCCGTTACAGGTGAGCCGGCACTGAGTATGCGCTTTGAATGGGTGGCAGAGTTGTTCGAGCCAATGCTCAACAAACCTCACTGGCAAAATCTTGCTTACAACACTCATCTGTGCCGGTGGTATGATTCACTCTCAGCCAATCAGCCGATGAGTGGCAACGCTGTAGACTTTCCAGCCGGCGAACGAGAACGTTTAGAGGCAGATGGCATTGTCTCAATTCTCATGGTGCCGGTTTCGGTCAATAATGAATGCTGGGGCTATGTCGGCTTCGACGATTGCCACACAGAGCGCGGTTGGTCTAAAAGTGAAGAATCTATTTTGGTAGCGATCGCAGCAAGTATCGGCGGCGCACTCCAGCGCCATCAGCAAGAAGAAATAATCCGCCACCAAGCGCTTCATGACCGGCTCACCGGCTTACCCAACCGGCAGCTATTGGATCTCCAACTAACTTTAGCGCTGGAAACAGCCGCAAATCGCCGGCATAAACTGGCTATCATTTTTCTCGATCTCGACCGCTTTAAAATTATTAATGACACCTTGGGTCATGCAGTCGGCGATCAATTGCTGCAAACTGCCGCCCAACGCCTGAAAAGCTGTCTACGTGAAGGAGATACGATTGTTCGCTGGGGGGGAGATGAATTTATCGCGCTCTTGCCTCACCTTAATTGCCTAGAGGACGCGCTTCATATTGCTCAAAGAATTATTGATTCTCTACAGCCGGCATTTGAGATAGAAGGGCACCATCTCTACATTACTTGCAGCATTGGCATTGCCCTTTATCCAAATGATGGGGAAGATGCTGAAACGTTAATTAAAAATGCAGATACGGCGTTGTATCGCGCCAAAGAACGGGGCCGAAATAATTACCAAATATTTACCCCCAGTATGAATGCAGAAGCCTCTGCATTATTGGTTTTAGATAATAGCTTGCACCTTGCCTTTGAGCGTGGAGAATTTCTCGTTCACTACCAGCCGCAGTTAAACACAAATACCGGCGAAATTACCTGTATGGAGGCGCTCGTGCGTTGGCAGCACCCAGAACGGGGCCTCATGACGCCGGAAGCGTTTATTCCCTTAGCTGAAGAGAACGGTTTGATTATCCCCTTGGGGAAGTGGGTTTTGCAAACAGCTTGCGCCCAAAATAAAGCTTGGCAGAAAGCCGGTTTGCCGGCAATGCGCGTGGCAGTTAATTTTTCCAACCGACAGTTTCAGCAACCAAGTTTAGTGGCAATGGTGGCCGAGGTTTTAGAACAGACGGGTTTGGAACCTCAATACTTGGAGTTAGAAATTACTGAAAATACAGCAATGCTAGATTCAGACTTCACGCGCACCACACTGGGCGAACTCAAAGCAATGGGAATCTGCCTCTCAATGGATGATTTTGGCATCGGTCACGCCTCCCTCAGTGGGTTAAAAAACTTCCCGTTTCATTCGCTTAAAATTGATCGAGCTTTTGTGCGGGACATGACAAGCGATCCCCATAACAGTGCCATTGTCAAAGCAATTGTTTCCCTCGGTCATGCCCTCAATTTCTGCGTGGTGGCGGAAGGTGTAGAAACACAAGCCCAAAAGAATTTATTGCAAAGTCTCCACTGCCAAGAAATGCAGGGTTATTTATTCTCGAAGCCTTTAACTGCGGGTGAAGCGACTGATTTTCTATTCCAGATTAATCGTTAA
- the menD gene encoding 2-succinyl-5-enolpyruvyl-6-hydroxy-3-cyclohexene-1-carboxylic-acid synthase — translation MIDFRNTNTVWASILVETLHRLGLTTAVICPGSRSTSLTIAFAQHQQIEAIPVLDERSAGFFALGIAKKLGLPVVLVCTSGTAGANFYPAVIEAKESRVPLLILTADRPAELRECHSGQTIDQVKLYGHYPNWQAELATPSLELGMLNYLRQTVIHAWERAIFPAAGAVHLNLPFRDPLAPVLQPEAEALKSQFRPEIFFANFSSFPIIHNNPLSTQHSALSTLKQWQECDRGIIIAGTAQPQQPKEYCEAIAQLSKFLKWPVLAEGLSPLRNYAAINPYLISTYDLILRNRQLAAQLQPATVIQIGELPTSKELRTWLETIQPCRWVIDSSHHNLDPLHGRTIHLHTSVENIAMILPITHENVDFLNKWEYLKLWCDTEVKVRATVDKEIGEIEDLIEPKAAWLLSQVLPPATSLFIANSMPVRDIEFFWKPNNSGTQPYFNRGANGIDGTLSTALGIAHRNQSSVMLTGDLALLHDTNGFLLNNHFVGHLTIILINNNGGGIFEMLPISKFDPPFESFFATPQNIEFSRICCTYNVEYELILSWLQLQERLKFLPEAGIRLLEVRTSRKADAKWRQDHLGQFSAFL, via the coding sequence ATGATTGACTTCCGTAACACAAACACCGTCTGGGCTTCCATCTTAGTAGAAACACTACACCGACTAGGATTAACGACAGCCGTTATTTGTCCTGGTTCCCGCTCAACGTCTCTCACAATTGCCTTTGCCCAACATCAACAAATCGAAGCCATTCCCGTTCTTGATGAACGATCAGCCGGCTTCTTTGCTTTAGGAATCGCTAAAAAATTGGGATTGCCAGTTGTACTGGTTTGCACCTCTGGGACTGCCGGCGCTAATTTTTACCCTGCTGTTATCGAAGCAAAAGAAAGCCGAGTACCCTTATTAATTTTAACCGCAGATCGGCCTGCTGAATTGCGGGAATGCCATTCTGGACAGACAATTGATCAGGTAAAATTATATGGTCATTATCCGAACTGGCAGGCAGAGTTAGCCACTCCTTCCTTAGAACTAGGAATGCTGAATTACTTGCGGCAAACAGTGATTCATGCTTGGGAAAGAGCTATTTTTCCGGCTGCCGGTGCGGTTCATCTGAATCTTCCCTTCCGTGATCCCCTTGCGCCGGTTTTACAACCAGAAGCTGAAGCTTTAAAGTCTCAATTTCGGCCTGAAATCTTCTTTGCTAACTTTTCCTCATTCCCTATTATTCACAACAATCCCCTCAGCACGCAGCACTCGGCACTCAGCACTTTAAAACAATGGCAGGAATGTGACAGAGGAATTATTATTGCCGGCACAGCACAACCCCAGCAGCCGAAAGAGTATTGTGAGGCAATCGCGCAGCTTTCTAAATTTTTAAAATGGCCGGTTCTTGCTGAGGGACTATCACCTTTGAGAAATTATGCTGCAATTAATCCTTATTTGATTTCAACTTATGATTTAATTTTGCGTAACCGGCAGCTTGCAGCACAATTGCAGCCGGCAACGGTGATTCAGATCGGTGAATTACCCACCAGTAAAGAATTACGGACTTGGTTAGAAACGATTCAACCCTGCCGGTGGGTGATAGATTCCAGCCACCACAACCTTGATCCGTTGCACGGCAGAACAATTCATCTACATACATCTGTAGAAAATATTGCCATGATTCTGCCTATTACCCATGAAAATGTTGACTTCTTAAACAAGTGGGAATATCTTAAGCTTTGGTGTGATACTGAAGTTAAAGTTAGAGCAACTGTTGACAAAGAAATAGGGGAAATAGAAGATTTAATAGAACCGAAAGCGGCTTGGTTACTGTCTCAAGTTTTACCGCCGGCTACGTCTTTGTTTATTGCCAACAGTATGCCGGTGCGGGATATCGAATTTTTCTGGAAACCTAACAATTCTGGAACTCAACCTTATTTTAATCGCGGTGCTAATGGTATTGATGGCACATTATCCACTGCGCTGGGTATAGCACATCGCAATCAAAGCAGTGTAATGCTAACAGGTGATTTGGCTTTATTGCATGATACGAATGGTTTTTTGTTAAATAATCACTTTGTTGGGCATTTAACAATTATTTTAATTAACAACAATGGTGGTGGCATTTTTGAAATGTTGCCGATCTCTAAGTTTGATCCTCCGTTTGAATCGTTTTTTGCAACTCCGCAAAATATTGAATTTTCTCGAATTTGTTGTACCTATAATGTAGAGTACGAATTGATTTTGTCTTGGTTACAGTTACAGGAGCGATTAAAGTTTTTACCTGAAGCTGGAATTCGATTGTTAGAAGTTAGGACAAGTCGAAAGGCTGATGCGAAGTGGCGGCAGGATCATTTAGGTCAATTTTCAGCTTTTCTCTGA
- a CDS encoding M28 family peptidase: MRKRIWLGLLMILAVVTVTGWNWYSQQMQSAAPPAEVTAAGESQAWGQNGNDTMANITRKAAAESPVNAPAVPQEQLLSHIKALDFERYTQYDRQRVRDYISQSLTAWGWTPQLQEFDTGINLWAQRAGTDKDAGAILVAAHYDTVAGSPGADDNATGVATVLEVARLLGDRKTPRALWVAFFDEEELGLRGSLAFNSGNLPLKDLRGVIVMDMIGFACHTSGCQQYPKGLPITPPGDKGDFVAVVGDMEHLPLLKTFERNATPGVPPIVTLPVPLKGVMMPDVLRSDHAPFWYSGIGAVLVTDTANLRTPHYHQASDRLATLDRDFFAGSAQLVVNATTALLESTESLASPPAAGSQ, from the coding sequence ATGAGAAAACGAATTTGGTTAGGACTATTGATGATTTTGGCCGTTGTAACCGTCACCGGCTGGAATTGGTATTCTCAGCAGATGCAATCAGCCGCGCCGCCGGCAGAGGTGACAGCAGCCGGGGAAAGCCAAGCTTGGGGGCAAAATGGGAACGACACAATGGCAAATATCACCCGCAAAGCCGCCGCAGAGTCACCAGTTAACGCACCGGCTGTCCCACAAGAACAGTTGCTCTCACATATTAAAGCCTTAGATTTTGAGCGTTATACACAGTATGATCGGCAGCGCGTCAGAGATTATATTTCCCAATCTCTCACAGCATGGGGGTGGACGCCCCAGTTACAAGAATTTGACACAGGGATAAATTTGTGGGCGCAACGTGCGGGAACGGATAAAGATGCCGGTGCAATTTTAGTGGCGGCGCATTATGACACGGTTGCCGGTTCTCCCGGCGCGGATGATAATGCAACGGGTGTGGCGACGGTGTTAGAAGTTGCCCGGTTGTTGGGTGATCGCAAAACCCCACGGGCATTGTGGGTGGCGTTTTTTGATGAGGAAGAGTTGGGGTTGCGCGGGAGTCTTGCTTTCAATAGCGGCAACTTGCCCTTAAAAGACCTACGGGGGGTGATAGTGATGGATATGATTGGTTTTGCCTGTCATACATCTGGATGCCAGCAGTACCCCAAGGGGCTGCCGATTACACCACCGGGCGATAAGGGAGATTTTGTGGCAGTGGTGGGCGATATGGAACATTTGCCCCTACTCAAAACTTTTGAGAGAAATGCAACTCCCGGTGTGCCACCGATCGTAACGCTGCCGGTGCCCCTCAAAGGTGTGATGATGCCGGATGTGCTGCGGAGTGATCATGCACCTTTTTGGTATAGCGGCATTGGTGCAGTGTTGGTGACAGATACAGCGAATTTGCGAACCCCTCACTATCACCAAGCAAGCGATCGGCTGGCAACTTTGGATCGGGATTTCTTCGCCGGCAGTGCTCAGCTAGTGGTGAATGCGACGACTGCACTGTTAGAAAGTACAGAAAGCTTGGCAAGTCCGCCGGCTGCCGGTTCCCAATAG